GATTTTTCTTACAAAACGGCTAACGAGTTATTAACCAAGTTATTAATAATTGCTGGATTGCAGTTGATATAAGTAAGAAATTTCGCTAATGTACTATTTTTTGTTTTTAGCAAATAGCAGTTTGTATAATTTATTTACAAGCATATTTCCCAAAGGAAAATAAAGGGCGAAGAAGAGTGCCATAGCAAGTGCAAACACATGTGGTCCAAATGTCTTGTCTAAAAAATTATTTGGATAAATATAGGAAGTTCCCATGGTGTATCCCCCAAATTCCAATAAGGCCATTGCGACCAACCCATAGGCATATTGTGTAAAAAAGTCATATCCGCGTAGAAGTATTGATATTGGAACCATATAGAGTATATAGGTTGGAATTATTTGCCACCAATAGGTAAATTTTGCAATTTCTGTATAATGCCCAAAGGCATTCATAAGGATGCCCCATAGTAAATAGACCACTATATAAAGATAAACACGATTTCGTTCTATTGTCTTTAATTTTTGAAGAAGTACTTTTGCTGTCTTTTGCATCGGGTTTGTTTATTGGAAGTAATCTTAAAAATACTGATATATCAATAAAGGTTGGCGACTACTTTCAAATTAAAGAGTCATAAAATAAAAAACCCGGCAAGGCCGGGTTTTTTATTTTTCAAAGAGACCAACTTCTATTGGTCATCATTTTTGATTGCATCTTCTACGTCATTCGCAGCTTCGTTAACAGCATCACCTGTTTCTTCTGCCGCATTTTCAATAGCGTCACCCGCATCGTTCATCGCATCTTCTACGTCGTCTGCTGCGTCATCCATTACTTCTTCCATGTCGTCGGCAACATCGTCCGCTTTTTTTTCGGTTTCTCTACAAGAATAAATAGAGAATACTAAGCTTAAGGCTGCAAAAGATAAAAATAGTTTTTTCATTGTTGATTTAGATTAGTGATTAATAGACAATAAAAGTAGTTATTTTTTTTATAGATATACTTTTTTGTCAAAATTTTTAAAAATGAATACGATTATTCCAATTTTCTAAAAGCTGAAATAGGAATAAGTCCAATATTTAATTGGATATATTCCAAAATTGAATATATTTGAGTATGGAAAAAGTAATCCCAATTGAAGCCAGTCGCTTTAAAAAGATTCGTGAAGAGTTACACCATACACAGCAATCCTTTGCCGAATTACTGGACATTGGCAGTACCACAGCCGATATAGAACGCGGAAAGACTAAAATAACAGGGAAAGTAGTAATGGATCTACTCCGCCTGTTTCAAATCAACCCGCTTTGGTTGTTTGGTGAAAGTTTTACCAAACATGTAAACTTACTCGGTGGTGATGTTAGTCCGAAAGTTATTACAGTTGATAAAGAAGAGAATGAAACCATTTTATTGGTGAATCAGAAAGCTGCTGCAGGGTATCCGCAAAATATTCAGGATGTAAGTTGGTATGAAAAGCTTCCGGCATTTAACATCCCATTACCTCAGTATCGCAATGCCACTTATAGAGGGTTTCAAGTAGAAGGAGATAGTATGTTGCCCAACATACGTCCCAATGAGTGGGTGTTAGGAAAAGCAGTTCCAAGTATCACTGAGGCCAATGACAGCAAAATATATATTGTAGTTTTAAAAGATTCGGTGCTTGTAAAAAAGCTACAAAAAGTAAGAAATAGCCTGGATAAGGTGCGTCTTATTTCACTTAATGAGGAATACTTGCCAATCGATGTTGAAGTAAGAGATATTCAAGAATTGTGGTTGGTTAACAGCAAATTGAGTTTTGGAATTGACGAGCCTAACGATAGCAGTTTATTGCGACAACTACAGCAATCCATGGAGGAGTTAAAAGGACAAATTAGTAATTTAAAGGCATAAAAAAACGACTCGGTTAGGAGTCGTTTTCTATGGTTAAACTAATTACGATTTATTAGTTATCGTCATTATCAGTTTTTACTTTCATTTTGGATTCGCCGTCCTCTTCTTTTATTTTCACGCTTTTATCGTCGGTTTCCATCTTTATTTTGGTTTCGTCGCCATCTGTTTTCACTTTAATGTCGGCTCCATCTTCCTGCATTTCCTCAATAAGGGTTTCTTTTTCAGATTTTTGCTCTCTACAGGAAGTAAATGAAGCGCCAATAAATAATGCTGTCAGGGTAATTAATGCTATTTTTTTCATTGTTATAAGTTTTAATGGTTATGTATTATTTTATATTAAGCGTCGTCCTCTCCGCCAAGGCCGGTGTTTTCTTGAACTTCATCTACACCTTCCTGAATAGTATTTTCAACCGGATCTGAAGCATCGTCATCCATCACATCTTCAACATCATCTGCTTTTTTCTCGGTTTCTCTACAAGAAATAAACGTGGTTGCAAATATTGCTAGTACAAACAAACTTAAAATTAGCTTCTTCATAGGACTTTTTTTTTTGATTAATCGTCGTTACCAATTTTATCGATTTCTTCATCAATTTCCTCGTTTATCTCCTTGTCTACTTCTTTTGCTGCTCTTTCCAGTATTCCGGGATCTTCTTCTTTTACTTCTACCTTCACTTCACGGACCACTTCCTTGGTTTCGGTTTTGGTTTCTCTACAAGAAACTGTTATGAAAATTGCAAATAATAGAACTGATATGGCAAATAATTTTCTCATATTATTAGGTTTGTGTTAATTTATTGTCCAAATCTAACTATTTTA
This genomic stretch from Ulvibacter sp. MAR_2010_11 harbors:
- a CDS encoding LexA family transcriptional regulator — encoded protein: MEKVIPIEASRFKKIREELHHTQQSFAELLDIGSTTADIERGKTKITGKVVMDLLRLFQINPLWLFGESFTKHVNLLGGDVSPKVITVDKEENETILLVNQKAAAGYPQNIQDVSWYEKLPAFNIPLPQYRNATYRGFQVEGDSMLPNIRPNEWVLGKAVPSITEANDSKIYIVVLKDSVLVKKLQKVRNSLDKVRLISLNEEYLPIDVEVRDIQELWLVNSKLSFGIDEPNDSSLLRQLQQSMEELKGQISNLKA